In one window of Microtus pennsylvanicus isolate mMicPen1 chromosome 2, mMicPen1.hap1, whole genome shotgun sequence DNA:
- the Gdf5 gene encoding growth/differentiation factor 5 — MRLPKLLTFLLWHLAWLDLELICTVLGAPDLGQRPPGARPGLAKAEAKERPPLARNIFRPGGHSYGGGATNARAKGSSGQTQAKKDEPRKMPPRSGGPETKSGPPPQTRQPAARTVTPKGQLPGGKASSKTGSAPSSFLLKKTREPGTPREPKEPFRPPPITPHEYMLSLYRTLSDADRKGRNSSVKLEAGLANTITSFIDKGQDDRGPVVRKQRYVFDISALEKDGLLGAELRILRKKPLDMAKPAVPSSGRAAQLKLSSCPSGRQPAALLDVRSVPGLDGSGWEVFDIWKLFRNFKNSAQLCLELEAWERGRAVDLRGLGFERAARQVHEKALFLVFGRTKKRDLFFNEIKARSGQDDKTVYEYLFSQRRKRRAPLANRQGKRPSKNLKARCSRKALHVNFKDMGWDDWIIAPLEYEAFHCEGLCEFPLRSHLEPTNHAVIQTLMNSMDPESTPPTCCVPTRLSPISILFIDSANNVVYKQYEDMVVESCGCR, encoded by the exons ATGAGACTCCCCAAACTCCTTACTTTTTTGCTTTGGCACCTGGCTTGGCTGGACCTGGAATTGATCTGCACTGTGTTGGGTGCCCCCGACTTAGGCCAGAGACCCCCAGGGGCCAGGCCAGGGTTGGCCAaagcagaggccaaggagagGCCACCCTTGGCCCGGAACATCTTTAGGCCAGGGGGTCACAGCTATGGTGGGGGGGCCACCAATGCCAGGGCAAAGGGAAGCTCTGGGCAGACACAGGCCAAGAAGGATGAGCCCAGAAAAATGCCTCCCAGATCAGGTGGGCCTGAAACCAAGTCAGGACCCCCTCCTCAGACTAGGCAGCCTGCAGCACGGACTGTAACCCCAAAAGGACAGCTTCCTGGGGGCAAAGCATCCTCAAAAACAGGATCTGCCCCCAGCTCCTTCCTGCTGAAGAAGACCAGGGAGCCTGGGACCCCTCGAGAGCCCAAGGAGCCGTTCCGCCCACCCCCCATCACACCCCATGAATACATGCTCTCGCTGTACAGGACGCTGTCCGATGCTGACAGAAAGGGACGCAACAGCAGCGTGAAGTTGGAGGCTGGCCTGGCCAACACCATCACCAGCTTTATTGACAAAGGGCAag ATGATCGAGGCcctgtggtcaggaagcagaggtacgTGTTTGACATCAGTGCTCTGGAGAAGGATGGGCTGTTGGGGGCTGAACTGCGGATCTTACGGAAGAAGCCCTTGGACATGGCCAAGCCAGCGGTCCCCAGTAGCGGGCGGGCTGCCCAGCTGAAGCTGTCCAGCTGCCCCAGCGGCCGGCAGCCGGCAGCCTTGCTGGATGTGCGCTCCGTGCCAGGCCTGGATGGGTCTGGCTGGGAGGTGTTCGACATCTGGAAACTCTTCCGAAATTTTAAGAACTCAGCGCAGCTGTGCCTGGAGCTGGAGGCCTGGGAACGGGGCCGGGCTGTGGACCTCCGTGGCCTGGGCTTTGAACGCGCTGCCCGACAGGTCCACGAGAAGGCCCTGTTCCTGGTATTTGGTCGTACGAAGAAACGGGACCTGTTCTTTAACGAGATTAAGGCCCGTTCTGGCCAGGATGACAAGACTGTGTATGAATACCTGTTTAGCCAGCGGCGGAAACGGCGGGCCCCACTGGCCAACCGCCAGGGCAAACGACCCAGCAAGAACCTCAAGGCTCGCTGCAGTCGCAAGGCTTTGCATGTCAACTTCAAGGACATGGGCTGGGACGACTGGATCATTGCGCCCCTTGAGTATGAGGCCTTCCATTGCGAAGGACTGTGTGAGTTCCCCTTGCGCTCCCACTTGGAGCCCACAAACCACGCGGTCATCCAGACCCTCATGAATTCCATGGACCCCGAGTCCACACCACCCACCTGTTGTGTGCCCACACGGCTGAGTCCCATTAGCATCCTCTTCAT